Genomic DNA from Streptomyces sp. PCS3-D2:
CCGTCCGGGACGGGCGCGCGCACTGGATCGGCACCCCGCCCGTCGGCGTACCCACCGACGGCGACCCCCTCGACGCCCTGCGCGCCACCGTCGAGACCCTGCACACCCCCCGCGACCTCGCGGGTGGCATGCCCCCCTTCACCGGAGGGATGGTCGGCTACCTCGGCTACGACATCGTCCGCCGCCTGGAGCGCATCGGCGAGCACGGCAGCGACGACCTGGAACTGCCCGAGCTGACGATGCTGCTCACCTCCGACCTCGCGGTGCTGGACCACTGGGACGGCACCGTCCAGCTCATCGCCAATGCCATCAACCACAACGACCTCGACTCCGGCGTCGATGAGGCGCACGCGGACGCCGTGGCCCGGCTGGACGCCATGGAGGCGGACCTGGGGCGGCCCGCGCCCTACGTCCCGGCCCCGCTGCCCGCCTCCGCGCTCCCGGAGTACTCCGCCCTGTGGGGCGGCGAGGAGTACCAGGCGGCCGTCGAGGACATCAAGGAGCGCATCCGGGCCGGCGAGGCCTTCCAGGTGGTGCCCTCGCAGCGGTTCGAGACCTCCTGCGAGGCCTCCGCGCTGGACGTCTACCGGGTGCTGCGCGCCACGAACCCGTCCCCGTACATGTACCTCTTCCGCTTCGAGAACGGCTTCGACGTGGTCGGGTCGAGCCCGGAGGCGCTGGTCAAGGTCGAGGACGGGCGGGCCATGGTCCATCCCATCGCCGGCACCCGCCACCGGGGCGCCACCCCGCAGGAGGACAACGACCTCGCCGAGGAACTGCTCGCCGACCCCAAGGAGCGCGCCGAGCACCTGATGCTCGTCGACCTCGGCCGCAACGACCTCGGCCGGGTCTGCGCACCGGGGTCCGTCGAGGTCGTCGACTTCATGTCGATCGAGCGCTACTCCCACGTCATGCACATCGTCTCCACCGTGACGGGACGCGTGGCCGAGGGGAAGACCGCCTTCGACGTGCTCACGGCCTGCTTCCCGGCGGGCACCCTCTCCGGCGCCCCCAAGCCGCGCGCCATGCAGATCATCGAGGAACTGGAGCCCTCCCGCCGCGGCCTCTACGGCGGCTGCGTCGGCTACCTGGACTTCGCGGGGGACTCCGACACGGCCATCGCCATCCGAACGGCGCTGCTGCGCGACGGTACGGCGTACGTGCAGGCGGGGGCCGGTGTCGTCGCCGACTCCGTGCCCGAGCTGGAGGACAACGAGTGCCGCAACAAGGCCGCCGCCGTGCTGCGCGCCGTGGCTGCGGCGAACCGCCTGAGCGGCTCCTGAGGGCGTAGGGGATAGTGGGGTGCGTGAGTGCCGTACCCCCGCCCCGATCCGAAGCCTCCACCGAGTCCGAGGCCCCCGACAGCCGCAGCAGCCGCCGCAGCGTGGCCGCGGCGCTGCTGCTCGGCGCGCTCGGCGCCACCGTGGTCCTGCTGGCCTCCGGCCGGGTCTGGGCCCGGGGCACGGCCGCCATCGGCAGCGACTCGCTCCAGCTGAGCGCCGACGGGCGGGCCGTGACCGGGCTCCCCGCGGCCCTGGCCATCGTGGGACTGGCCGCGCTGGTCGCCGTCTTCGCCGTCCGGGGCAAGGGTCGGCTCCTGGTGTCGGGCCTGCTCGCGCTCAGCGGCCTCGGTGCGGCGCTGTCGGCCCTCTTCGGCTCCGACGGACGCACCGCCCTGGACGCCCAGGCGGTCCGCTCGACCGCGGACAACGCGGCGCACGTGGCCGGCCTCACGCAGACCACGTGGCCGTACGTGACGGCCGCCGGCGCGGTCCTCATCCTGGCCGCCGGGCTGCTGGCACTGCGCTTCGGCAGCGGCTGGCCCGCGATGGGCGGCCGCTACGAGCGTGACGGCACCCCCCGCCCACGGGCCGCGGCGGCGGTTGATCCGGACCGGCCGGAGGATCTGTGGAAGGCTCTGGACCGCGGCGAGGACCCGACCACGGGCCCGAGCGGCGACCGGACCCGCTGACCGGGCCCCTCGCCCGGCCCCGAGCCGACCCCCCTGGACGGCGAGGCCGCCCGGTGCGGGACAATGTCACCGAGCGTCCGACCCGGACCACACGTTCGACGAAGCAGTGCGACAGAGCAAACGAGGAGCAACTCATGGCGGGCACGAGCCACGGACACACCCCGGCCGCCTGGACCGGTGTCATCATCGCCTTCATCGGTTTCTGCATCTCCGGCGCCTTCATGGTGCTCGCGAACCCGATCGGGTTCTGGGCCGGGATGGTCGTCGTCGCGCTCGGCGGGGTCGTCGGCCTGGGGATGAAGGCCGCGGGCATGGGCGCGCCGAAGGCCACCCACAAGGACCTCGCCGAGGTCATCGCCGCGAACAAGGTCCCCGCCAAGGCCTGAGCGCGCCACCTGCGCCGGTCCTGGAAGAGAGCCGAAAGGCGCGGCCCCGCCGGGCTGCGCCTTTTGTCGTGAGCGGAGAGAATCAGCAGGTGGACGCCTCCAGCACCCCCGACGCCGTACCCGGCCCGCAGGCCGGCCCCGCGGGTCCCGCCCTGCCCGCCGGCCCCCGCGGTCCCGTCGAGCGGGCCTCCCTGGCCAGGCGGCTCGCCGTCCCGGCGTCCTACCTGGCCGCGGTCGGCGCGGCGTTCGCGTACGTGGGCGCCGTGGACCCGAACGAGCCGGGCCACTACCCGGTCTGCCCGCTGCTGCAGCTGACGGGCCTCCTGTGTCCGGGCTGCGGCGGGCTGCGCAGCGCGCACGCGTTCGCCCACGGGGACCTGGCCGCTGCTTTCGGGTCGAATGCCCTCGCCGTCGTCGGCTACTTCGTCTTCGCGGGTTTCATGGCCCTGTGGCTGGTTCGCGCCTTCCGCGGCCGGCCGGCCCCCAGGATCGTCCTGCGTCCCGCCCACTCGTGGGCGGTGGGCGCGGTGGTACTGGTTTTCGCCGTTGTCCGAAATCTCTCTTTCGGGTCGGCGCTGGCGCCCTGAGCCCGGCGTACAGCCGGGATGAAGGGCGCATTCCGAATGTCCAGTTACTGGGACGCCGTCAACCGAGTGCGGAGGGCGACGCCTCCGCCGGATACCATTTGATGGCCGACCTTGCAGTGGTTCGTGTCTGCAGGGCGGCCGACCGTCATCGACCCGGAAGGGGGCCGCTCGCGTGAGTGTGCTCGACGAGATCATCGAAGGGGTCCGCGAAGACCTTGCCGAACGGCAGGCCCGCGTGAGCCTCGACGAGCTCAAGGAGCGTGCCGCCAAGGCGCCCCAGGCCAAGGACGGCGTCGCGGCCCTGCGCGGCGACGGCGTCAAGGTGATCTGCGAGGTCAAGCGCTCCAGCCCCTCCAAGGGCGCGCTGGCCGCGATCGCGGATCCGGCCGGGCTCGCCGCGGACTACGAGGCAGGCGGTGCGGCGGTCATCTCCGTCCTCACCGAGCAGCGCCGCTTCGGCGGCTCGCTGGCCGACCTGGAGGCCGTCCGCGCCCGCGTGGACATCCCGATCCTGCGCAAGGACTTCATCGTCACCGCCTACCAGCTCTGGGAGGCCCGCGCCTACGGCGCCGACCTCGCGCTGCTGATCGTCGCGGCTCTGGAGCAGGAGGCCCTCGTCTCCCTCATCGAGCGGGCCGAGTCCATCGGTCTCACCCCGCTCGTCGAGGTCCATGACGAGGAGGAGGTGGAGCGGGCGGTGGCCGCCGGCGCCAGGATCATCGGGGTCAACGCCCGCAACCTCAAGGACCTCAAGGTCGACCGCTCCACCTTCGAGCGCGTCGTCGGCGAGATCCCGCCCCACATCGTCAAGGTCGCCGAGTCCGGCATCCGCGGACCGCACGACCTGATCGCCTACGCGAACGAGGGCGCCGACGCCGTCCTCGTCGGTGAGTCCCTGGTCACCGGCCGCGACCCGAAGGCGGCCGTGGCCGACCTCGTCGCCGCCGGGGCCCACCCGGCCCTGCGCCACGGACGGAGCTGACCCTTCCCGTGACCCCCGACCGTCCCCGCGTCCGCGCGCGGTCCGCGCCGCCGGCATCCCGCCGCGGCCCGGGCGGCGTGCCGACGGCGTACGCGCCCCTGGCGCGCGGCTGCCGCCCCCGCGGCTGCCGCGCCCCGGCCCGGCGCGTCCACGGGCGGCGGGTCCGGTACGTGATCGGCTCCGAGCCCGGCCAGGTCAACGGCATGCGATGGCGCCGCGGAGAAGCGCCGTAACGAGGGCTGCCGCGACCCGGTGCGCGAAGGCGTACCGCGTCGCCCGGCGGTCCCGTACGGCCCGCTGCCCGGGCCGACCGGCTCCGGGAGCGGGCTGCCCCGCACCGTACGCAGGACACCCCCAGCGGGGTGTGCGCGGCACGGGCGGGCGGCGCCCTACGGTGAAACCACCCGCCGCATCTCGCACCCGTAGGAGCACTGGACATGTCCAGCGAGTTCTTCATCCCGGACCCGGAGGGTCACGTTCCCAACGCCGAGGGTTACTTCGGCGACTTCGGCGGCAAGTTCATCCCGGAGGCGCTCGTCGCCGCCGTGGACGAGGTGGCCGTCGAGTACGAGAAGGCCAAGGAGGACCCGTCCTTCGCGGCCGAGCTGGGCGACCTCATGGTCAACTACACCGGCCGCCCGAGCGCCCTCACCGAGGTGCCCCGCTTCGCCGAGCACGCCGGCGGCGCTCGGATCTTCCTCAAGCGCGAGGACCTCAACCACACGGGCTCGCACAAGATCAACAACGTGCTGGGCCAGGCGCTGCTCACCCGGCGCATGGGCAAGACCCGCGTGATCGCCGAGACCGGAGCCGGCCAGCACGGCGTGGCCACCGCCACCGCCTGCGCCCTCTTCGGCCTTGAGTGCGTCATCTACATGGGCGAGATCGACACCCAGCGGCAGGCGCTGAACGTCGCCCGCATGCGCATGCTGGGCGCCGAGGTCATCGCGGTGAAGTCCGGTTCGCGGACCCTGAAGGACGCGATCAACGAGGCGTTCCGCGACTGGGTCGCCAACGTGGACCGCACCCACTACCTCTTCGGCACGGTGGCCGGGCCGCACCCCTTCCCGGCGATGGTCCGCGACTTCCACCGCGTGATCGGCGTCGAGGCCCGCCGCCAGATCCTGGAGCGCGCCGGCCGGCTGCCCGACGCCGTCGCGGCCTGCGTCGGTGGCGGCTCCAACGCCATCGGCCTCTTCCACGCCTTCATCCCGGACACCGACGTCCGCCTGGTCGGCTTCGAGCCCGCCGGGCACGGTGTCGAGACCGGCGAGCACGCGGCCACCCTGACCGCGGGCGAGCCCGGCATCCTGCACGGCTCCCGCTCCTACGTCCTGCAGGACGAGGAGGGCCAGATCACCGAGCCCTACTCCATCTCCGCCGGCCTGGACTACCCGGGCATCGGCCCGGAGCACTCCTACCTCAAGGACGCCGGCCGCGGCGAGTACCGCGCGGTCACCGACGACGCCGCGATGCAGGCCCTGCGCCTGCTCTCCCGCACGGAGGGCATCATCCCGGCGATCGAGTCGGCGCACGCTCTCGCGGGCGCCCTGGAGCTGGGCAGGGAGCTGGGCAAGGACGGCCTGCTGGTCGTCAACCTGTCCGGCCGCGGCGACAAGGACATGGACACGGCGGCCCGCTACTTCGGGCTGTACGACGCAGAGACGGTCGAGGGGGAGTCGAAGTGAGCAACGGCAACATCCAGCTGCTGAGCGATACGCTCGCCAAGGCGAAGTCCGAGGACCGCGCCGCGCTCGTCGCGTACCTGCCGGCCGGCTTCCCGACCGTCGACGGCGCCATCGACGCGGTCAAGGCCGTCGTCGAGGGCGGCGCGGACGTGGTCGAGATCGGCCTCCCGCACAGTGACCCGGTCCTCGACGGCGCCGTCATCCAGACCGCCGACGACATCGCCCTGCGCGGCGGAGTCAAGATCGCCGACGTGCTGCGCACCGTGCGCGAGGCCCATGAGGCGACCGGCGCGCCGATCCTGGTGATGACCTACTGGAACCCGATCGACCGCTACGGCGTGGAGCGGTTCACGGCCGAGCTGGCGGAGGCGGGCGGGGCCGGCTGCATCCTGCCCGACCTGCCGGTCCAGGAGTCCGCGCTGTGGCGCGAGCACGCCGCGAAGCACGGCCTGGCGACCGTCTTCGTCGTGGCGCCGAGCAGCAAGGACGAGCGTCTGGCCACCATCACGGCGGCCGGCTCCGGCTTCGTCTACGCCGCCTCGCTGATGGGCGTCACCGGCACCCGCGAGTCGGTCGGCAACCAGGCCCAGGACCTGGTGCGGCGCACCCGTGCCGCGGCCGGGGCCCGCGGCGGGCTCCCGGTCTGCGTCGGCCTCGGCGTCTCGAACGCGGCCCAGGCCAAGGAAGTGGCCGGCTTCGCCGACGGGGTGATCGTCGGCTCGGCCTTCGTGAAGCTGCTGCTGGACGCGCCGGACCTGCCGGCCGGGCTGGACGCCGTACGGGCGCTGGCGGGCGAACTTGCGGCAGGCGTACGCAGGAGCTAAGACAAAACCGACACCCGATCGGGTTCTGTAGTCCGATCGGGTGGAATGGCGGACAGGGAGGCACGCGAGTGCCTCCCTGCTTCGTTTGGCGGAGCGTGAGCGACAAGAACGACGGTGCCAACCGCGATGCGACGAAACGATCGGCCCGGGAGCGACTCCAAGCGGAGCGCGAGCGGCAGAAGACCCGGGACAAGCGCCGGCGGACCCTGATCGTGGCGGCGGCGGTGGTCGGCGTCCTGGGCCTGGCGACGGTCGTGGGCGTGATCGCGGCCAACGCCGGCAAGGACACCAGCGCCAAGGGCGGCCCGGTCGTCGCCCCCAGTGGCGCCACCGGCAAGGACGCTCTCGCGATCCAGACGGGCAAGCCCGAGGCGAAGGCCACCCTCACGGTGTGGGAGGACTTCCGCTGCCCGGCCTGCAAGTCCTTCGAGGACAACTACCGCGAGACCATCCACGAGCTGGAGGCCAAGGGCCTGCTCAAGGTGGACTACCACCTGGTCACGCTCATCGACGGCAACATGGGCGGCAGCGGCTCCCTGAAGGGGGCGAACGCGGCCGCCTGCGCCCAGGACGCCGGCAAGTTCACCGAATACCACGACGTCCTCTTCCAGAACCAGCCGGAGGAGATCGACGACGCCTACGGCAAGAACGCCAAGCTCCTGGAGCTCGCCGCCAAGGTCGACGGGCTGGTCACTCCCGCGTTCGAGGCGTGCGTCGAGCAAGGCACGCACAACAGCTGGGTGGCCAAGTCGCACGAGGCCTTCGCCGCCGGGAACTTCCGCGGCACGCCGACCGTGCTGCTCGACGGCAAGGACGTCTTCTCCGACCAGGCGGACCCGCTGACCCCGCAGAAGCTGAAGCAGAAGGTGGAGGCGGGCGCCCAGGGCTCCGGCGGGGCGGCCGGTGCCAAGGGCTCCGAGAAGGGCTCCGAGAAGGGCTCCGAGAAGGACACCGGCAAGAGCGGGGCGCAGGCCTCACCGTCGCCCTCCAGGACGGCGGCGAAGAGCTCCGCGAACAGCTCCGGGAGCGGCTCCGCGGCGGACTGACGTCCGCCGGTCCATGTGTGGATTTGGTTTCGACCCCGCCGGGCGGGTTGCGGTACGCACCGCCCGGCAGGGTAGCGTCAGGTCTGCCATGGACATTGCTTACATCCCCAGTCCGTCGACCGGCGTGATCCATCTCGGACCGATCCCGCTCCGCGGCTACGCGTTCTGCATCATCATCGGCGTCTTCGTCGCCGTCTGGCTCGGCAACAAGCGCTGGATCGCGCGCGGCGGAAAGCCGGGCACGGTCGCGGACATCGCCGTGTGGGCGGTGCCGTTCGGCCTGGTCGGCGGTCGCCTCTACCACGTGGTCACCGACTACCAGCTCTACTTCGGCGAGGGCCGCAACTGGGTCGACGCCTTCAAGATCTGGGAGGGCGGCCTCGGCATCTGGGGCGCGATCGCGCTGGGCGCGGTCGGAGCCTGGATCGGCTGCCGACTGCGCGGTATCCCGCTGCCGGCCTGGGCCGACGCCCTGGCCCCCGGCATCGCGCTGGCCCAGGCGTGCGGTCGCTGGGGCAACTGGTTCAACCAGGAGCTCTACGGCCGGGCCACGGACCTGCCCTGGGCGGTGGAGATCAGCGCCGGCCCGAACCGGGACGCCGGGACCTACCACCCGACCTTCCTGTACGAGTCGCTGTGGTGCGTCGGCGTCGCCTTCCTGGTGATCTGGGCCGACCGCCGCTTCACGCTCGGCCACGGGCGGGCCTTCGCCCTCTACGTCGCCGCGTACTGCGTCGGCCGCGGCTGGATCGAGTACATGCGCGTCGACGAGGCGCACCACATCCTCGGCGTGCGGCTGAACGTCTGGACCTCGATCATCGTCTTCGTGCTCGCGGTGGTCTACCTGGTCGTCTCGGCGAAGCTGCGGCCGGGCCGCGAGGAGATCGTCGAGCCGGACGCCCCCGGCGGCGAGGGCGACAAGGGCGCGGCCAAGGCCGGGACCGAGGCCGACACCGAGGCCGAGACCGACACCGAGCCGGGGCCCGAGGCCAAGGCCGACGCCGCGCCCGTGGACGCCCCGCCGACCGGCGCCGGGAGCGCCGACACCGCGGTACGGCAGGGAGCGGTCAAGGCCGACCTGCGCAAGCCGGCCGTGGACGCCGGGGCCCCGGAGGCCGACACGCCCTGACCGCGAACCGGTCGGGAGAGGGGGTGCCGCACGCCATGCGGCACCCCCTCTGCCGTACCGGCCGGCGTCCGCGACGCGCCGCCCACGCGCGCCCCGGCCCAGGGCGCCCGGCGCGCGGTCCCGCGGTGCGGGCCCGGTGGCCCGCCCGGTGCGGCATCAGCGGACCGGCAGCCGGGCGGCCAGCGCCAGGGTGCGGTGGGCCGAGGCCACCACGGCCGGATCCACGAACCGCCCGTCGGGCAGCGCCAGCGCGCCGGGCGCGGCCCGCGCCGCGCCGAGCACCTCCATCGCGGCGTTCACCTCCTCCGGCGCCGGGAGATAGGCCCGCTCGATCACGGGGAGCTGACGCGGGTGGATCGCCGCCCGGCCGAGGAAGCCGAGGGACCGGCCGCGGGCGCAGGAGGCCGCCAGCGCCTCCAGGTCCCGGATGTCGGGGAAGACCGACTGGGACGGGGGAGCCAGCCCGGCCGCGCGCGCCGCGACCACCACCCGGGAGCGGCACCAGTCCAGCCCCTCCTCCGCACTGACCGCCAGATCCGCCCGCAGGTCCGCCTCGCCGAGGGAGAGCCCGCGCAGGGCCGGGTGCGCGCGGGCGATCCCGTGCGCGCGCTCCACGCCCAGCGCCGACTCCAGCAGGGCGTACAGGCCCACCCCGCCCGTGCGGTCGGCGGTCGCGGCGATCTGCTCCGGCGCGCTGACCTTGGGCAGCCGCAGCCCCGCGAGCCCGCGCAGCCCGGCGAGAGCGGCCAGGTCGGCGCCGCCCCACGGGGAGTCGATCGCATTGACGCGCACGTGGACGGGGACCGGCAGCGGTTCGGCGAGCAGCTCGGCGGTGGCGGCACGGGCGTACTCCTTGCGCGAGACCGCCACCGCGTCCTCCAAGTCGACGATGACGGCGTCCGCTCCGCAGCCCAGTGCCTTGGCGACCACGGCCGGGCGGTCGCCCGGTGCGTACAGCCAGGTCAGGATCACAGGGCCCCCTCGGCGCGCAGTGCGGCGATCTCGGCGCCGGACAGTCCGAGCTCGGCCAGCACCTCGGTCGTGTCCGCGCCGTGCGGGCGGCCCGCCCAGCGGATCCCGCCCGGGGTCTCGGACAACCGGAACAGAATGTTCTGCATCCGCAGCGGCCCCAGCTCCGGATCCTCCACCTCGGTCAGCGTGTCGAGGGCCGCGAACTGCGGATCGTCCATCACGTCGCGCACGTCGTAGACGAGGGCGACCGCCGCGTCGGCCTCCTCGAAGGCGCAGACGACCTCCTCCGCCTTGTGGCGGGCGATCCATCCGCCGACGGCCTCGTCGAGGACGTCCGCGTGCCGGGCCCGCCCGGTACCGGTGGCGAACCAGGGCTCGGCGATCAGCTCCGGCCGGCCGACCAGCCGCACCACCCGCTCGGCGACGGACCGGGCGGAGGCGGAGACCGCCAGCCAGCGGCCGTCGGCGCTGCGGTAGGTGTTGCGGGGGGCGTTGTTGGCGGAGCGGTTTCCGGTGCGGGGCTGGACGTACCCCAGCTGGTCGTACCAGAGCGGCTGCGGGCCGAGCACGGTGAGGATCGGCTCGACGATGGCCAGGTCCACGACCTGCCCGTGTCCGGTGCGCTCCCGTCCGGCGAGCGCTGTCATCACGGCGTACGCGCAGGTCAGCGCTGCGATCGAGTCGGCGAGTCCGAAAGGCGGCAGGGTCGGCGGCCCGTCCGGCTCGCCGGTGGCCGCGGCGAACCCGCTCATGGCTTCGGCGAGGGTGCCGAAGCCGGGGCGGTGGGCGTACGGCCCCTGCTGGCCGAAGGCCGTGACACGGGCCAGGATCAGGCGCGGGTTGGCGTCGGAGAGTTCGGACCAGCCCAGGCCCCATTTCTCCAGGGTGCCGGGGCGGAAGTTCTCGATGACCACGTCGGCGGTGGCGGCGAGCCGCAGGAGGGTGTCCCGACCACCGGGGGTGGACAGATCGAGGGTCATGGTCCGCTTGTTCCGGCCGAGCAGTTTCCACCACAGGCCGATGCCGTCCTTGGCGGGGCCGTGACCGCGGGAGGGGTCGGGCAGGGCCGGGTGCTCGACCTTGACGACGTCGGCGCCGAAGTCGCCGAGCAGGGTCGCGGCGAGGGGTCCGGCGAAGAGCGTGGCGAGGTCGAGCACCCGCAGCCCGCGCAGCGGCCCCCGCCCCTGCCCCGGCCGGGTGGGTGCGGGCGGGCGCCCGGTCCGTGGCCGGGGCCCGCCGGGGCCCGCCGCCGGGTGGGGGCCCGGTGCGACGCCCGGCGGCACGGGCCCGGCCGCGGGGGCCGGCGGGCCGGCCCGGTTCGGTTCTGCGTCCCGGCCGCCACGGAGGGGGCGGGCTTCGGAGGGCGTCGGCCCGGCGCCGCTGCCCGACGGGGTGTCCGGGGTCACCAGCCGGCTCCGGTCCCGGCGCCGTCGGAACCGGTGGTCCGGTGGCCGCCGGGGCGGTCCGGGGGTACGGTCCCGGCCTCGTCGGCACCGGTGAGGGTGCCGCTCCCCGGCCGGGGGTCCGCCTGCCACGCGGCCAGGGCGAAGGCTTCCGTCTCGGACCGGGTCGGCATCGAGTCCTGGGCGCCGTGGCGCTGCACCGAGAGCGCGGCCGCGGCCGAAGCCCAGCGCAGCGCCTCCGGCATCGGCCGGCCCTCGCCCAGGGCCACTGCCAGGGCCCCGACGAAGGTGTCCCCGGCCGCGGTGGTGTCCACCGCCCGGACCCGGGGCGCGGGCACCCGCAGCGGGTCCCGGCCGCGTGCCGCGTGGAGGACCCCGGCCGCGCCGAGGGTGACGACCACCTCGGGCACCGCGTCCAGCAGGGCCTCGGCGGCCTGCCGGGGGTCGGTCAGCCCGGTCAGGGCGGCGGCCTCGTGCTCGTTGGGCACCAGCAGGTCCGTGACGGCGAGCAGCTCGGCGGGCAGGGGCTGGGCGGGGGCCGGGGTGAGTACCGTACGGACACCGTGCGCGCGGGCGGTGCGGGCCCCGGCGAGCACGGCGGGCAGCGGCAGTTCCAGCTGGAGGAGGAGGGCACCGGCGGCGGCGATCCGCGCCTCGTCCCCCGCCTCCAGACCGGTGACGCTGCCGTTCGCCCCCGGGACGACCACGATGCGGTTGCCGCCCTCGTCGTCCACGGTGATGTGCGCGGTGCCGCTGGCGCCCTCGACGGTGCGCAGCGCCGCCGTCTCGACGCCGGCGGCGGTGAGCGCGGAGCGCAGCCGGACCCCGAACTCGTCGGCCCCGACCGCGCCGATCATGACCACCTTCCCGCCGGAGCGGGCGGCGGCGACGGCCTGGTTGGCGCCCTTGCCGCCGGGGACGGTCCGGAACGCGCGACCGGTGACCGTCTCCCCGGCGAGCGGGGCCTTGGGGACGTAGGCGACGAGGTCCATGTTGGTGCTGCCGAGCACGGCGATGACCGTCATGAGCGTGCTGCCTCCTGTGCGGTGAGGTGGGCGAGGGTGTCGAAGCCGATGCCGTCGAAGCCGGGGACGGTACTGGCGAGGCGGTTCTTGAGCGGGGCGGTCCAGCGGTGCGGGATCCGTTCGGGTGCCCCGGCGACGAGGCCTGCGAGGGCCCCGGCGGTGGCCCCGTTGGAGTCGGTGTCCCAGCCGCCGGACACGGCACGGCAGACGGAGCGGGTGAAGTCCCCGTCGGCATGGGTGAGGGCGGCTGCGATCAGGGCGGTGTTCGGGACGGAGTGGACCCAGTGGTAGTGCCCGAAGCGGGCGTGCAGCCGGTCGACGACGCGGTCGAAGTCGGCCTCCTCGGCGGCCGTGCGGATCCCGAAGCGGATCGCCCCGGCGAGACGGGAGCGGGGCGGTACGGCGGCCAGCCCGGTCCGCAGCGCGGTGTGGACGTCCGCGCGGCCGGTGGCGGCCGCGGCGGTGGCGGCGGCGACGAAGAGGGCGGCGTAGACGCCGTTGCCGGTGTGGGTGAGGGCGGCGTTCCGGTAGGCCTGGGCCGCGGCGGCGGCCGGGTCGCCCGGGTTGGTCCAGCCGTGCACGTCGGCGC
This window encodes:
- a CDS encoding CoA transferase produces the protein MPPGVAPGPHPAAGPGGPRPRTGRPPAPTRPGQGRGPLRGLRVLDLATLFAGPLAATLLGDFGADVVKVEHPALPDPSRGHGPAKDGIGLWWKLLGRNKRTMTLDLSTPGGRDTLLRLAATADVVIENFRPGTLEKWGLGWSELSDANPRLILARVTAFGQQGPYAHRPGFGTLAEAMSGFAAATGEPDGPPTLPPFGLADSIAALTCAYAVMTALAGRERTGHGQVVDLAIVEPILTVLGPQPLWYDQLGYVQPRTGNRSANNAPRNTYRSADGRWLAVSASARSVAERVVRLVGRPELIAEPWFATGTGRARHADVLDEAVGGWIARHKAEEVVCAFEEADAAVALVYDVRDVMDDPQFAALDTLTEVEDPELGPLRMQNILFRLSETPGGIRWAGRPHGADTTEVLAELGLSGAEIAALRAEGAL
- the rbsK gene encoding ribokinase, translating into MTVIAVLGSTNMDLVAYVPKAPLAGETVTGRAFRTVPGGKGANQAVAAARSGGKVVMIGAVGADEFGVRLRSALTAAGVETAALRTVEGASGTAHITVDDEGGNRIVVVPGANGSVTGLEAGDEARIAAAGALLLQLELPLPAVLAGARTARAHGVRTVLTPAPAQPLPAELLAVTDLLVPNEHEAAALTGLTDPRQAAEALLDAVPEVVVTLGAAGVLHAARGRDPLRVPAPRVRAVDTTAAGDTFVGALAVALGEGRPMPEALRWASAAAALSVQRHGAQDSMPTRSETEAFALAAWQADPRPGSGTLTGADEAGTVPPDRPGGHRTTGSDGAGTGAGW